A window from Thiomonas sp. FB-Cd encodes these proteins:
- a CDS encoding EI24 domain-containing protein: protein MAHLIIQSAWRALLDTMRPRMVILSLLPLAAAGFLGTLGYVLFWDAWTTSTRLWIGSQGWLLDTLHALGWSQPERGLASVMVAALGIVALLLLSLLLVSAFVMPSAAAFVARSRYAQLHRRSSTQLVQSLLWSMGVTVAGTALLVVSLPLWIIPVIGLAIAPLIWGWMTAKMFAFDALASFASGVERRRILRAHRWPLLAMGIACSYVGMLPTLLFGLGWWALALLPVLMLLSLWLYALAVTFAALWFVHYLLAALVATRGCAQSV, encoded by the coding sequence ATGGCCCACCTCATCATTCAATCGGCGTGGCGAGCTTTGCTCGACACCATGCGCCCGCGCATGGTGATCTTGTCGTTACTGCCATTGGCTGCGGCCGGCTTCCTGGGGACGCTTGGCTATGTTTTGTTCTGGGATGCGTGGACGACCTCCACGCGCCTTTGGATTGGATCCCAGGGCTGGCTTCTTGACACGCTGCATGCACTGGGTTGGTCGCAGCCGGAGCGAGGTCTGGCGTCGGTGATGGTGGCTGCACTGGGCATCGTGGCACTGCTGCTGCTGAGCCTGTTGCTCGTTTCGGCGTTCGTGATGCCTTCGGCAGCGGCATTCGTCGCTCGGTCCCGCTACGCGCAGTTGCATCGACGCTCGAGCACGCAACTGGTGCAGTCGTTGCTCTGGTCGATGGGTGTCACCGTGGCAGGTACGGCGCTTCTGGTGGTCAGCCTTCCCCTGTGGATCATTCCAGTGATCGGGTTGGCCATTGCGCCGCTGATCTGGGGTTGGATGACCGCGAAAATGTTCGCGTTCGATGCGTTGGCTTCGTTTGCAAGCGGTGTGGAGCGCCGGCGGATCCTGCGTGCTCACCGTTGGCCCTTGCTGGCCATGGGTATCGCGTGCAGCTATGTGGGGATGCTGCCAACTTTGCTGTTCGGCTTGGGATGGTGGGCGCTGGCGCTGTTGCCGGTCCTTATGCTTCTGTCCTTGTGGCTATACGCTCTTGCCGTGACCTTTGCCGCGTTGTGGTTCGTGCATTACCTTCTTGCCGCGCTGGTGGCCACGCGCGGATGCGCCCAATCCGTCTGA
- a CDS encoding aspartate aminotransferase family protein, producing the protein MDQTELTRAKHAAANMPDLDALWMPFTANRQFKAAPRLLVGAKGMHYRSQDGRQILDGVAGLWCVNAGHGREEITQAIMQQAQEMDYAPPFQMGHPVQFEAARLLAAIAPDDLTKVFFTNSGSESVDTALKIALAYHRARGEGTRTLFIGRERGYHGVGFGGISVGGMVANRKVFRGNLLPNVDHLPHTHDLEHQAFSRGQPAWGAHLADELDRLVQLHDPSNIAAVIVEPMAGSTGVLVPPKGYLEKLRALCSKYGILLIFDEVITGYGRLGTPFAAQYFQVTPDIMTTAKAINNAAVPMGAVFAREGIFDAVTSNAEPGAVEFFHGYTYSGHPLAAAAAVAAQKLYARDGLLTRVRREGLDTYWEEAMHSLRDAPHVRDIRNLGLVAGIELNSRPNTAGKRAFDVFVKCFELGVLVRYTGETIALSPPLIIERGQVDQLVETLRRALLAVQ; encoded by the coding sequence ATGGACCAGACCGAACTCACGCGCGCCAAGCACGCAGCCGCGAATATGCCAGACCTCGACGCGCTTTGGATGCCCTTTACGGCCAACCGGCAGTTCAAGGCGGCACCGCGCCTGCTTGTCGGCGCCAAGGGCATGCATTACCGCAGTCAAGACGGCCGCCAGATCCTCGACGGCGTCGCGGGACTGTGGTGCGTCAATGCTGGGCACGGGCGCGAGGAAATTACCCAGGCGATCATGCAGCAGGCACAGGAGATGGACTATGCGCCACCGTTCCAGATGGGGCATCCCGTGCAGTTCGAGGCTGCCAGGCTCCTGGCAGCCATTGCCCCGGACGATCTCACCAAGGTTTTTTTCACCAACTCCGGCTCCGAGTCCGTGGATACAGCGCTCAAAATTGCGCTCGCCTACCACCGTGCGCGGGGCGAAGGCACTCGCACGCTGTTCATTGGCCGCGAACGCGGCTACCACGGGGTCGGCTTTGGCGGCATCTCCGTGGGCGGCATGGTGGCCAACCGCAAGGTCTTCCGCGGCAACCTTCTGCCAAACGTCGACCATTTGCCGCATACGCATGACCTTGAACATCAGGCCTTCTCGCGCGGACAGCCTGCCTGGGGAGCGCATTTGGCCGATGAACTGGATCGCTTGGTGCAGTTGCACGACCCAAGCAATATCGCCGCGGTGATCGTCGAACCCATGGCGGGCTCCACCGGGGTTCTGGTCCCACCCAAAGGCTACCTGGAAAAACTGCGTGCGCTCTGCAGCAAATACGGCATCCTTCTGATCTTCGACGAGGTCATCACGGGCTATGGCCGCCTGGGCACGCCGTTTGCTGCGCAGTATTTCCAAGTCACTCCCGACATCATGACCACGGCCAAGGCCATCAACAATGCCGCAGTGCCGATGGGAGCGGTGTTTGCCCGCGAGGGCATCTTCGATGCAGTCACGAGCAATGCTGAACCGGGAGCCGTCGAGTTCTTCCACGGATACACCTACTCAGGGCATCCGCTTGCTGCAGCTGCCGCGGTGGCCGCGCAAAAGCTGTACGCCCGCGACGGACTGCTCACCCGCGTGCGGCGCGAGGGGCTTGACACCTACTGGGAAGAGGCCATGCACAGCCTGCGCGATGCGCCTCACGTCAGGGACATCCGCAATCTGGGCTTGGTCGCTGGCATTGAACTGAACTCCCGGCCCAATACTGCGGGCAAGCGTGCGTTCGACGTATTTGTCAAATGTTTCGAATTGGGCGTCCTGGTGCGTTACACCGGGGAGACCATCGCGCTTTCGCCGCCTCTGATCATCGAGCGCGGGCAGGTGGACCAGTTGGTTGAGACGCTTCGGCGCGCCTTGCTTGCCGTGCAATGA
- a CDS encoding SDR family NAD(P)-dependent oxidoreductase, translating into MSSKPCILIVGAGDGLSASLARVFAREGGYRVALASRHPERLAALAQELGAMALRCDASDGTEVDALFNQLDKACDASLDVVIYNAANRVRGPITEVEPDAVAQALAVSAFGGFLVAQQAARSMLRRGRGTILFTGASASVKGYPHSAAFAMGKFALRGLAQSMARELAPQGIHVGHIVIDGAIRHPDRIDSSAVPDSMLDPDAIARSYLHLVRQDRSAWSWELELRPWVERF; encoded by the coding sequence ATGTCTTCGAAACCCTGCATCCTCATCGTTGGAGCTGGCGACGGATTGAGCGCTTCCTTGGCGCGTGTTTTCGCGCGCGAGGGCGGTTATCGCGTTGCTCTGGCATCGCGCCACCCTGAGAGGCTCGCTGCGTTGGCGCAAGAACTTGGTGCGATGGCTTTGCGCTGTGACGCGAGCGACGGCACGGAAGTCGATGCGCTGTTCAACCAGCTTGACAAGGCATGCGACGCCTCATTGGACGTGGTCATCTATAACGCAGCAAACCGCGTGCGCGGCCCCATTACGGAGGTGGAGCCAGATGCCGTGGCGCAGGCGCTGGCCGTGTCGGCGTTTGGGGGGTTTTTGGTCGCGCAGCAGGCAGCACGGTCCATGTTGAGGCGTGGGCGCGGCACCATCTTGTTCACCGGAGCATCCGCCAGCGTTAAAGGCTACCCGCATTCGGCCGCCTTTGCGATGGGTAAGTTCGCACTGCGCGGGCTTGCGCAAAGCATGGCACGCGAGTTGGCGCCGCAGGGTATCCACGTTGGCCATATCGTGATTGACGGTGCGATTCGCCATCCCGATCGCATCGATTCAAGTGCTGTTCCTGATTCCATGCTCGATCCTGACGCTATCGCGCGCAGCTATTTGCACTTGGTGCGGCAGGACCGCAGTGCCTGGTCCTGGGAGCTGGAATTGCGACCGTGGGTCGAGCGATTCTGA
- a CDS encoding SDR family NAD(P)-dependent oxidoreductase → MNLTLSPSGLQGRVALVTGASSGIGEATASMLAQAGAKVAISARRADRLDALATKLRSMGAEVLVLAADLADLEAAQRVVHDTEAHFGRLDILVNNAGVMYLEPIDTADMGRWQHMVQLNLLGLIATCQAALAGMRARKDGHIVNIASTAGRQANPNAGGYSATKWGVVGFSESLRREAYKDNVRVTVIEPGVVQTELREHIAHAPTQAAINAWAEGMRQLQSEDVARTIMFCVSQPAHVNINEVLMRPTDQER, encoded by the coding sequence ATGAACCTGACTCTTTCACCGTCCGGGCTGCAGGGCCGCGTTGCGCTTGTCACCGGCGCCTCATCAGGCATTGGCGAGGCCACAGCCTCAATGCTTGCTCAGGCCGGTGCCAAGGTCGCCATCAGCGCCCGGCGCGCTGATCGGCTCGACGCGCTTGCCACGAAGCTTCGGTCGATGGGCGCCGAGGTCCTCGTGCTTGCCGCCGATCTTGCCGATTTGGAGGCCGCGCAGCGTGTCGTGCACGACACTGAGGCGCACTTCGGCCGGCTGGACATCCTTGTCAATAACGCGGGGGTGATGTACCTGGAGCCGATCGACACGGCCGATATGGGGCGGTGGCAGCACATGGTCCAGCTGAATCTGCTCGGGCTCATTGCCACATGCCAGGCCGCCCTGGCGGGCATGCGAGCGCGCAAGGACGGACATATCGTCAACATCGCCTCCACCGCAGGCCGCCAGGCCAATCCGAACGCGGGCGGCTACTCGGCTACCAAATGGGGCGTGGTGGGCTTCAGCGAATCCCTTCGCCGTGAGGCGTACAAGGACAACGTACGTGTCACCGTGATCGAGCCGGGCGTGGTGCAAACCGAATTGCGCGAGCACATCGCACACGCCCCAACGCAGGCAGCGATCAACGCCTGGGCTGAGGGTATGCGCCAACTGCAAAGCGAAGACGTGGCGCGCACCATCATGTTTTGCGTCAGCCAGCCAGCCCACGTGAACATCAACGAGGTGCTGATGCGTCCGACGGATCAGGAGCGCTGA
- a CDS encoding cold-shock protein, giving the protein MTTQTGTVKWFNEGKGFGFIAQDGGEADLFVHFSEIQGNGFKTLAENQRVQFEVKQGQKGLQASNVRLA; this is encoded by the coding sequence ATGACTACCCAAACTGGCACCGTGAAATGGTTTAACGAAGGCAAGGGTTTTGGATTCATCGCCCAAGATGGCGGAGAAGCCGATCTGTTCGTGCACTTCAGCGAAATCCAAGGCAACGGCTTCAAGACCCTGGCTGAAAACCAGCGCGTTCAATTCGAAGTCAAGCAAGGCCAAAAGGGCCTGCAGGCGTCAAACGTCCGCCTTGCCTAA
- a CDS encoding hemolysin III family protein, which produces MSTVTQPPRPQSLGEELANSLSHGLGLALAIAGLPVLITTSAHTGNGAAVVGASVFGGTAILLYLISTLYHALPQRRLKEVLQVLDHVAIYLFIASTYTPFTLGVLHGGWGWTLLGLVWTLALAGVVFKILGGTRFPRASTLLYLAMGWVILVAIRPLWLHMPATGLALLIAGGVAYTLGVVFFALDDRVRYSHFIWHLFVLVGTVFHFFAVLLYAA; this is translated from the coding sequence ATGTCAACAGTCACTCAACCGCCACGCCCTCAGTCTTTGGGCGAGGAACTGGCGAACAGCCTGAGTCACGGCTTGGGCCTTGCCTTGGCCATTGCAGGTCTGCCGGTTCTCATCACCACATCCGCGCATACTGGAAACGGGGCGGCGGTTGTGGGCGCCTCGGTTTTTGGTGGCACCGCCATCCTCCTGTATCTGATTTCAACGCTCTACCACGCCCTTCCCCAGAGAAGGCTCAAAGAGGTGCTACAGGTCCTGGACCACGTGGCCATCTACCTGTTTATTGCCAGCACCTACACACCCTTCACCTTGGGTGTGTTGCACGGCGGCTGGGGTTGGACCCTGCTTGGACTCGTGTGGACACTCGCACTTGCTGGCGTTGTGTTCAAGATCCTCGGCGGCACGCGCTTTCCGCGAGCGTCGACCCTGCTCTATTTGGCCATGGGGTGGGTGATTTTGGTGGCGATACGGCCACTGTGGCTGCACATGCCGGCCACGGGCTTGGCCCTCTTGATTGCGGGCGGAGTCGCCTACACGTTAGGCGTCGTCTTTTTTGCACTGGATGATCGCGTCCGTTACAGCCATTTCATCTGGCATCTGTTCGTGCTTGTCGGTACCGTGTTTCACTTTTTTGCGGTGCTTCTGTACGCAGCGTGA
- a CDS encoding GH1 family beta-glucosidase, which produces MLESIPQIHSTAFPEGFIWGVATSAYQIEGAAAEDGRGASIWDTFCRLPGAIADGSNGDVACEHYRRWATDLELIASLGVNAYRFSVAWPRVQPLGEGAWNAKGMAFYDRLVDGLLERGIGAHLTLNHWDLPQALQDKGGWASRDTVHRFVEYACGVAQRLGDRVVSITTHNEPFVQSILGHESGIFAPGVRDRGVAMQAAHHLLLSHGMAVQALRTLGIRSDLGIVLNLAPIQAASGAAEDRARAHLEDGRLVRWYMDPLFKAAYPEDVLAFLGQDAPRIEHGDMAIVATPIDFLGVNYYSRAVFSASGPQDPHDSGAEITDMGWEVYPEGLTELLVRLHRDYAIPALYVTENGAAFKDQLVNGRVHDTARMRYIANHIAAVGKALHQGVPLRGFMVWSLLDNFEWASGYAKRFGIVHVDYQTQRRTLKDSALWYQNFLSSQPDKSVAPDGLRAAA; this is translated from the coding sequence ATGCTTGAATCCATTCCTCAAATCCACTCGACAGCGTTTCCGGAAGGTTTCATCTGGGGGGTGGCGACGAGCGCGTACCAGATTGAAGGGGCCGCGGCGGAAGACGGGCGGGGCGCATCGATCTGGGATACGTTTTGTCGGCTCCCCGGGGCCATTGCCGATGGCAGCAACGGGGATGTGGCGTGTGAGCACTATCGCCGCTGGGCCACGGATCTGGAGTTGATCGCCAGTCTGGGGGTCAACGCCTACCGTTTCTCGGTGGCGTGGCCGCGCGTACAGCCCCTGGGCGAAGGCGCATGGAACGCCAAGGGCATGGCGTTTTATGACCGCCTGGTTGATGGATTGCTCGAGCGCGGCATCGGCGCGCATCTGACCCTCAATCATTGGGATCTGCCCCAGGCACTACAGGACAAAGGTGGGTGGGCGAGTCGCGACACCGTACACCGCTTCGTCGAGTACGCCTGCGGCGTGGCCCAGCGGCTTGGCGACCGTGTGGTGTCGATCACGACGCATAACGAACCCTTTGTGCAGTCCATCCTCGGGCATGAATCGGGCATCTTCGCCCCAGGGGTGCGCGACAGGGGCGTGGCCATGCAAGCGGCACACCACCTGTTGCTCAGCCATGGCATGGCCGTGCAAGCGTTGCGCACGCTGGGCATCCGGAGTGATCTGGGCATCGTGCTCAACCTCGCTCCCATCCAGGCCGCATCCGGTGCTGCGGAAGATCGGGCGCGCGCCCATCTGGAAGACGGCCGCTTGGTGCGCTGGTACATGGACCCCCTCTTCAAGGCAGCCTATCCCGAGGACGTGCTTGCGTTCCTGGGCCAGGATGCCCCCCGCATTGAACACGGCGACATGGCCATCGTCGCCACCCCGATCGATTTCCTTGGCGTCAATTACTACTCGCGTGCCGTCTTCAGCGCATCCGGCCCCCAGGATCCGCACGACAGCGGTGCCGAGATCACCGACATGGGCTGGGAAGTCTACCCCGAGGGACTCACCGAGTTGCTGGTGCGTTTGCACCGCGATTACGCCATTCCAGCCCTGTACGTGACGGAAAACGGGGCCGCCTTCAAGGACCAACTCGTCAATGGACGGGTCCACGATACCGCACGCATGCGCTACATCGCCAACCACATCGCCGCCGTGGGCAAGGCCCTGCACCAAGGCGTGCCCCTGCGCGGCTTCATGGTGTGGAGCCTGCTTGACAACTTCGAGTGGGCAAGCGGCTATGCCAAGCGCTTTGGCATCGTGCATGTCGACTACCAAACCCAGCGCCGAACCCTCAAAGACAGCGCCCTGTGGTACCAAAACTTCCTCAGCTCACAACCCGACAAATCCGTCGCGCCGGACGGGCTACGCGCAGCGGCTTGA
- a CDS encoding glycoside hydrolase family 16 protein — protein MGNGFFAGKDKIWVSGWGNDELQYYTRDPSNIFVRDSALHIRALQESLHGCAYTSARVKTRRHDGAPLFIKQYGRFEFRAKVPHGKGLWPALWLLPHEDHYGSWAASGEIDVMEILGEHPETVLGSIHFGSSFPERELVTHTHSIPDGGSVGDWHVYAVEWYPGEIRWLFDGVMWARQNFWWSCSSTRDGQGTTPLAPSELNAWPAPFDRPFYVVMNVAVGGNFPGSPNERTRFPADLLVDYVRVYDRAKGYEAPKPRGVGMLPWAKPR, from the coding sequence TTGGGCAACGGCTTTTTCGCTGGAAAGGACAAAATCTGGGTTTCAGGTTGGGGCAATGACGAACTCCAGTATTACACCCGCGACCCCTCCAACATCTTCGTCCGCGACAGCGCGCTCCACATCCGAGCCCTACAGGAGTCACTGCACGGCTGTGCGTATACGTCGGCGCGCGTAAAAACGCGGCGCCACGACGGCGCGCCCTTGTTCATCAAGCAGTATGGTCGATTCGAATTTCGCGCCAAGGTACCGCATGGCAAAGGTCTCTGGCCCGCGCTTTGGCTGTTGCCGCATGAAGATCATTATGGCAGTTGGGCTGCCTCCGGCGAGATCGACGTCATGGAGATCCTCGGCGAACATCCGGAAACCGTTTTGGGAAGCATTCACTTTGGCTCCTCGTTTCCAGAACGCGAACTTGTGACGCACACGCATTCGATCCCCGATGGCGGCAGCGTCGGCGACTGGCACGTTTACGCCGTCGAATGGTATCCAGGGGAGATTCGCTGGCTGTTTGATGGGGTGATGTGGGCGAGGCAGAACTTTTGGTGGAGCTGCAGCTCCACCCGCGATGGCCAAGGGACAACGCCCTTGGCGCCCTCCGAATTGAATGCCTGGCCTGCGCCGTTCGACAGGCCCTTTTACGTCGTGATGAACGTTGCCGTGGGCGGGAATTTTCCCGGATCCCCAAATGAGCGGACCCGTTTCCCCGCCGATCTGTTAGTCGATTACGTCCGAGTCTACGACCGTGCGAAGGGCTATGAAGCGCCGAAGCCGAGAGGTGTGGGCATGCTTCCATGGGCAAAACCCCGATAA
- a CDS encoding glycosyl hydrolase family 17 protein — translation MSKIQYRCDDSHFYHARSGADPTIPWAASVPSTRQSLEDPRNLKEAFRAALDKGLHGLCFSPYLDGQGPGSSITELQIRSRLEIIQSHVRWIRSFSCTEGHEATPRIAHELGLNTLTGMWLGTDSASNEREFESAVAIARAGYVDVLAVGNEVLLRKDLSEDELLDYLRRAKEALPGIPIGYVDAYFLFEQHPRVTQACDVVLANCYPFWEGCPRDEAVPYMQTMYARALAAAPGKPVIISETGWPHRGTPFFEATPSVDGAMRYFIDTQQWARDHHIPVFYFAAFDEAWKVAAEGDVGAYWGLWNQDGQHKFI, via the coding sequence ATGTCCAAAATTCAATATCGCTGCGACGACAGCCATTTTTACCATGCGCGTTCCGGCGCCGACCCGACAATTCCCTGGGCCGCGTCGGTGCCTTCGACGCGCCAATCGCTTGAAGACCCGCGAAATCTCAAAGAGGCCTTCCGCGCGGCGCTTGACAAGGGCCTCCACGGGCTATGCTTCAGCCCCTATCTTGACGGTCAGGGCCCGGGTTCCTCGATCACCGAGCTGCAAATCCGCTCACGCCTGGAAATTATTCAATCCCACGTGCGCTGGATTCGAAGCTTCTCCTGCACCGAAGGCCACGAGGCAACGCCACGCATCGCGCATGAACTCGGCTTGAATACGCTCACTGGCATGTGGCTTGGCACCGATTCTGCCAGCAACGAGCGTGAATTCGAATCCGCCGTCGCCATCGCACGCGCTGGATACGTTGATGTGCTGGCTGTCGGCAATGAAGTTCTGTTACGCAAGGACCTTTCGGAAGACGAGTTGCTTGATTACTTGAGGCGAGCGAAGGAGGCGCTCCCCGGCATCCCAATTGGCTATGTCGACGCGTACTTCCTCTTTGAGCAGCACCCTCGTGTCACCCAGGCGTGTGACGTCGTTCTGGCCAACTGCTACCCATTCTGGGAGGGCTGCCCTCGCGATGAAGCCGTGCCCTACATGCAGACGATGTACGCCCGCGCACTAGCTGCTGCGCCCGGCAAGCCCGTGATCATCAGTGAAACCGGTTGGCCGCATCGAGGTACACCCTTCTTCGAGGCTACACCTTCTGTCGACGGCGCGATGCGTTACTTCATCGACACCCAGCAATGGGCCCGCGACCATCACATTCCCGTGTTCTATTTCGCGGCCTTTGACGAAGCATGGAAAGTTGCCGCTGAGGGGGACGTTGGCGCCTATTGGGGCCTTTGGAACCAGGATGGGCAGCACAAGTTCATCTAA
- a CDS encoding glycosyl hydrolase family 17 protein, with protein MIKLPTGPAICYSGYREGQSPVEKLYPSHGEIAEDLTILRDHWSLLRLYDCGAHAQRVLEIIRRDRLPFRVLLGAHLAAEVNNPACPWGGMYADQQLEANRAENDAETQRLISLATRYPDIVFAVSVGNEAMVDWTDHLLPIERMIALVRRVKAHLPQPVTFCENYIPWRHQLLDLAAELDFISLHTYPVWEYKNAHEAIDYTRENYHSVASLYHTKPVIITEAGWTTGSNGRGIEPHNASQAFQTIYLEKLLAWTRNENVLTFIFEAFDESWKGSNDPLEPEKHWGLYTVDRQPKAFIAGWESSKTFVSPLPPESQPIAPSASLG; from the coding sequence ATGATCAAGCTCCCAACCGGCCCCGCGATCTGCTACTCCGGCTACCGTGAAGGCCAAAGCCCAGTCGAAAAGCTGTATCCATCACACGGTGAGATCGCCGAGGATCTAACCATTTTGCGGGACCACTGGTCACTCCTGCGTCTTTATGACTGCGGTGCACATGCACAGCGGGTTCTGGAGATCATTCGACGGGACCGACTTCCCTTTCGCGTCCTGCTTGGCGCCCATTTAGCCGCAGAAGTCAACAACCCCGCCTGCCCTTGGGGTGGCATGTACGCGGATCAACAACTCGAAGCCAACAGGGCCGAAAACGATGCCGAAACGCAGCGCCTCATCTCGCTAGCCACACGCTATCCCGATATCGTCTTTGCTGTTTCCGTTGGCAACGAGGCCATGGTTGATTGGACCGATCACCTTCTGCCCATCGAACGGATGATTGCCCTTGTGCGTCGCGTCAAAGCACATTTGCCTCAACCGGTCACTTTTTGCGAAAACTATATTCCGTGGCGACACCAACTCCTGGATCTTGCCGCTGAACTGGATTTCATCTCGCTGCACACCTACCCCGTTTGGGAATACAAGAACGCTCACGAAGCGATTGACTATACGCGGGAAAATTATCACAGCGTGGCAAGTCTCTACCACACCAAACCCGTCATCATCACCGAAGCGGGCTGGACAACCGGCTCCAATGGTCGTGGCATAGAACCGCACAATGCATCCCAGGCATTCCAGACCATCTATCTCGAGAAGCTGCTGGCCTGGACCCGTAACGAAAATGTCCTCACCTTCATCTTTGAGGCCTTTGACGAGTCATGGAAGGGCTCAAATGACCCCCTTGAACCTGAGAAGCACTGGGGGCTGTATACCGTGGACCGCCAACCTAAGGCCTTCATCGCGGGTTGGGAAAGCTCCAAGACCTTCGTCTCGCCCCTGCCACCGGAGTCGCAGCCGATAGCACCCAGCGCCAGCCTGGGATAG